The Calditerrivibrio sp. genome includes a window with the following:
- the rpsO gene encoding 30S ribosomal protein S15: MALEKALKQELIEKFKTKENDTGSPEVQVALLTERINQLTEHFKTHVKDHHSRKGLLMLVSKRRKLLDYLKRKDFNRYQQLIERLGIRK; encoded by the coding sequence ATGGCATTAGAAAAAGCATTGAAGCAAGAACTTATCGAAAAGTTCAAAACGAAGGAGAATGATACAGGTTCTCCAGAAGTCCAGGTTGCCCTTTTAACTGAAAGGATAAACCAGCTTACAGAACATTTTAAGACCCATGTAAAGGATCATCATTCAAGAAAAGGGCTCTTAATGTTGGTAAGTAAAAGAAGAAAACTGCTTGATTATCTAAAAAGAAAAGATTTCAATAGATATCAGCAGTTGATCGAAAGACTTGGTATAAGGAAGTAA
- the pnp gene encoding polyribonucleotide nucleotidyltransferase, whose product MEKDIKSFEIRLGSDAEPIILETGWKAKQTNGSIWAKQGDTVVLVTAVMSKNVPDDIDFFPLTVNYIEKFYAVGKIPGGFIKREGKPSDKETLISRLIDRPLRPIFPDGFRNEVQIVVTVVSSDQKNSPDILSINAASAALMISDIPFNGPVGAVRVGKLNGEYIINPDADLFDQLTMNIVLAGTEDAIVMVEAGMKNVSEEEVVEAFERGHEAIKEIVRVQKGMREQIGLPKAEFKDFSVPTDILEKVYADCKQALFDAVMTKGKKEKYEAIDRVKNEYLEKLKDELGDQFEENKTLFSEAYHEVEKKIFREITLENKIRVDGRAYDEIRPIDIEVGLLPRAHGSALFTRGETQALVSATLGTKMDSQMVDDIEGNSSKRFMLHYNFPPFSVGEVGRMGAPGRREVGHGALAERALSYVIPDESDFPYTIRVVSEILESNGSSSMASVCGGSLALMDAGVPIKDIVAGIAMGLIYEKGRYAILSDIMGIEDHLGDMDFKVAGTKDGITALQMDIKIEGLKMDLVREALAAAKVGRLYILEKMKAVLSAPRSDLSPYAPRFVTMNVDPEKVGLIIGPAGKNIKAIIEETGVSIDILDGGVVNIFASSKDAIDSAIGMIEAIIGDLTIDKTYKGKVKKIMDYGAFVEIAPGLEALLHVSQYSHEKIDDISKYLKVGDIVQVKYMGKDERGRHKISRKAILEKIQHTD is encoded by the coding sequence ATGGAAAAAGATATTAAGTCTTTTGAAATAAGGCTTGGCAGTGATGCCGAGCCTATAATTTTAGAAACCGGTTGGAAGGCAAAGCAGACAAACGGAAGTATATGGGCAAAACAAGGGGATACTGTTGTTCTTGTCACTGCTGTGATGAGTAAGAATGTTCCTGATGATATCGATTTTTTCCCACTTACAGTTAATTATATTGAAAAGTTTTATGCTGTTGGTAAGATTCCCGGAGGGTTTATTAAAAGAGAAGGGAAACCATCTGACAAAGAGACCCTTATATCAAGGCTCATCGATAGACCATTGAGACCTATTTTTCCAGATGGATTTAGAAATGAAGTTCAGATTGTGGTAACAGTTGTATCAAGTGATCAAAAGAACTCTCCAGATATTCTGTCCATAAATGCTGCCAGCGCAGCCCTCATGATTTCTGATATCCCCTTTAATGGTCCTGTTGGTGCTGTGAGGGTTGGCAAGTTAAACGGTGAGTATATTATAAACCCAGATGCAGATCTATTTGATCAGCTTACTATGAATATAGTTTTAGCTGGTACTGAAGATGCCATTGTAATGGTTGAAGCTGGGATGAAAAATGTATCTGAGGAAGAGGTTGTGGAAGCCTTTGAAAGAGGGCACGAAGCTATTAAAGAGATTGTAAGAGTACAAAAGGGTATGCGGGAGCAGATTGGATTACCAAAGGCTGAGTTCAAAGATTTTTCTGTTCCTACAGATATTCTTGAAAAGGTGTATGCTGACTGTAAACAGGCTCTTTTTGATGCTGTGATGACTAAAGGTAAAAAAGAGAAATATGAGGCGATAGATAGGGTAAAAAATGAATACCTCGAAAAACTTAAGGACGAATTGGGTGACCAGTTTGAGGAAAACAAGACACTATTTTCTGAAGCATATCATGAAGTGGAAAAGAAGATATTTAGAGAGATCACTCTTGAAAATAAGATTAGGGTAGATGGCAGAGCGTATGATGAAATCAGACCTATAGATATAGAGGTGGGGCTTCTTCCCAGGGCTCATGGGTCTGCACTTTTTACAAGAGGTGAGACACAGGCTCTTGTCTCTGCAACTTTGGGTACAAAGATGGATAGCCAGATGGTGGATGATATCGAAGGTAACTCTTCTAAGAGATTTATGCTGCATTACAATTTTCCACCTTTTTCTGTAGGTGAAGTTGGTAGAATGGGTGCTCCAGGTAGAAGGGAAGTGGGGCATGGTGCTTTGGCTGAAAGGGCTCTTTCTTATGTTATCCCCGATGAATCTGATTTTCCCTATACAATAAGAGTAGTGTCTGAAATATTGGAGTCAAACGGTTCTTCTTCTATGGCATCTGTATGTGGTGGATCCTTAGCTCTTATGGATGCTGGTGTGCCTATCAAGGATATAGTGGCTGGTATTGCTATGGGATTAATCTATGAAAAGGGTAGATATGCGATATTAAGTGATATTATGGGGATTGAAGACCATCTCGGTGATATGGATTTTAAAGTGGCTGGTACAAAAGATGGCATCACTGCTCTTCAGATGGATATAAAGATAGAAGGTTTAAAAATGGATCTGGTGAGGGAGGCCCTTGCTGCAGCAAAAGTTGGTAGATTATATATATTGGAGAAAATGAAAGCTGTTTTATCTGCTCCAAGAAGTGATCTTTCACCTTATGCACCCCGCTTTGTTACGATGAATGTTGATCCTGAAAAGGTTGGGCTTATAATTGGCCCGGCTGGTAAAAATATAAAAGCGATTATTGAGGAAACTGGTGTTTCCATTGATATCCTTGATGGTGGTGTTGTCAATATATTTGCAAGCTCTAAGGATGCTATCGATAGTGCAATAGGTATGATAGAGGCCATCATAGGAGACCTTACCATTGATAAAACCTACAAAGGTAAAGTGAAAAAGATTATGGATTATGGTGCCTTTGTTGAGATAGCTCCGGGATTAGAAGCTCTTTTACATGTTTCCCAGTACAGTCATGAAAAGATAGACGATATTTCAAAATACCTAAAGGTAGGAGATATTGTTCAAGTTAAATACATGGGGAAAGATGAAAGAGGACGCCACAAAATATCGAGAAAAGCAATTTTAGAAAAGATACAGCACACTGATTAA
- a CDS encoding DUF2703 domain-containing protein: protein MKVLNIKWQRLLSEGETCPRCALTEQEIKEAISVLKESLLPLGVDVVLQKGEISLEDFERDPLRSNQIWLNERLLEDWLGGTFGQSPCCDVCGPAECRTVEIDGYVYESIPAELIIKAGLFAASHIIAKGEKGQCCEINVPKRPNRSCC, encoded by the coding sequence ATGAAAGTACTAAACATCAAATGGCAGCGCCTATTATCTGAAGGAGAGACATGTCCCAGATGTGCATTAACAGAACAAGAAATAAAGGAAGCTATTTCCGTACTCAAGGAATCTCTTTTGCCATTGGGTGTAGATGTTGTTCTGCAAAAGGGTGAAATCTCTTTAGAGGATTTCGAAAGGGATCCGCTAAGATCTAATCAAATTTGGCTCAACGAGAGACTCTTAGAGGATTGGCTTGGAGGAACATTCGGACAAAGTCCATGTTGTGATGTATGTGGACCTGCTGAGTGTAGAACCGTTGAAATAGATGGTTATGTTTATGAGTCGATACCAGCAGAACTTATAATTAAAGCTGGGCTTTTTGCAGCTTCACACATAATAGCTAAAGGAGAAAAGGGACAATGTTGTGAAATAAATGTTCCTAAAAGACCAAATAGAAGTTGCTGTTAA
- a CDS encoding YajQ family cyclic di-GMP-binding protein, with translation MAEEHSFDIGCEIDFQEVSNAVNQANKEIEQRFDFKGSASKIDFNKGEKEITIISDNEGKLKSVHEILISKLVKRNVSVKALIFGNIEKASGNTVRQKITFQQGIPQDKAKEIVKTIKDSKIKVTASINDDKVRVKGKKIDDLQEVIKLIKSKDFGIEIQFTNYR, from the coding sequence ATGGCTGAAGAGCATTCCTTCGACATCGGTTGTGAAATAGATTTTCAAGAGGTATCAAATGCTGTTAATCAAGCCAACAAAGAGATCGAGCAAAGGTTTGACTTTAAGGGTTCTGCCAGTAAAATAGATTTCAACAAAGGTGAAAAGGAGATCACTATCATCTCCGATAACGAAGGAAAACTAAAAAGTGTACACGAAATACTTATTTCAAAACTTGTAAAAAGGAATGTATCTGTAAAAGCCCTTATCTTTGGCAACATAGAAAAAGCATCTGGTAATACAGTCAGGCAGAAAATAACCTTTCAACAGGGCATCCCCCAAGATAAAGCAAAGGAGATTGTAAAAACAATAAAAGACTCCAAAATAAAAGTGACTGCTTCAATAAACGACGATAAAGTAAGGGTAAAAGGTAAAAAGATTGACGATCTTCAAGAAGTAATAAAGCTAATAAAGTCAAAAGATTTTGGCATAGAAATACAATTTACTAATTACAGATAG
- the thrC gene encoding threonine synthase: MRYKSTRGKVKSISFCDTVLMGLADDGGLIIPEHIPDISEALPVLKNLPYKELAFNIISKFVDDIPAEELKNIIEKSYSTFDTDEVIPVKKFGNNLFIGEIFHGPTYAFKDIALQFLGNLFEHVLNKQQKNINILGATSGDTGSAAIYGFKGKKDINIFILHPFGKVSPVQELQMTTVTDPNVFNLAIDGTFDDCQHIVKSIFNDLDFKKRYSLGAINSINWSRVLAQVVYYFFTYFRATENLEEFPKVYFSVPTGNFGNIFAGFIAWKMGLPIKKLILATNENNILTRFIQNGDYSVSEVVQTYSPSMDIQVASNLERYLYFLYNENSEILTKKMFEFQENHKLTFSKEELTKIQETFISISTTNDETLNTIKSFYNTHGYILDPHTACGVNAVKKIDDGSSYFITLATAHPAKFEDAIIKAIGKKPEEPDRIKAIKTKEKRYSRLPNSIAEVKNFIKRQLS, translated from the coding sequence ATGAGATACAAAAGTACAAGGGGAAAGGTAAAAAGTATTTCATTTTGTGATACCGTTCTTATGGGTTTGGCTGATGATGGTGGGCTTATAATACCTGAACATATCCCAGATATTTCAGAAGCATTACCAGTATTAAAAAATCTCCCCTATAAAGAGCTTGCTTTTAACATAATTTCAAAATTTGTAGATGATATCCCAGCAGAGGAGCTAAAAAACATAATAGAAAAAAGTTACTCCACTTTTGATACAGATGAAGTTATACCAGTAAAAAAGTTTGGGAACAATCTTTTTATAGGTGAGATTTTTCATGGCCCCACTTACGCTTTTAAGGATATAGCATTGCAATTCTTAGGTAATCTTTTTGAACATGTTTTAAATAAACAGCAGAAAAATATAAATATTTTAGGTGCCACCAGTGGAGATACCGGTAGCGCTGCAATTTATGGTTTTAAAGGGAAAAAAGATATAAACATATTCATCCTTCACCCTTTCGGAAAAGTTAGCCCCGTCCAAGAACTACAAATGACAACAGTAACAGATCCAAATGTATTTAACCTAGCCATAGATGGAACATTCGATGATTGTCAACATATCGTCAAATCGATTTTTAATGACCTTGATTTTAAAAAAAGATATTCTTTAGGTGCAATAAATTCGATAAACTGGTCAAGGGTCTTAGCTCAGGTCGTATACTATTTTTTCACCTATTTTAGAGCTACAGAAAACTTAGAAGAATTTCCAAAGGTATATTTTTCAGTACCCACAGGTAACTTTGGTAATATATTTGCTGGTTTTATTGCTTGGAAGATGGGATTGCCTATAAAAAAACTGATATTAGCTACTAACGAAAACAATATACTAACCAGGTTTATACAAAATGGTGATTATAGTGTCAGTGAAGTAGTCCAAACCTACAGCCCATCTATGGATATTCAAGTGGCAAGTAATCTAGAAAGGTACCTTTATTTCCTTTACAATGAAAACTCAGAAATCCTTACAAAAAAGATGTTTGAATTTCAAGAAAATCATAAGCTAACCTTTTCCAAAGAGGAACTTACCAAAATCCAAGAAACATTCATTTCCATATCCACAACCAACGATGAAACCCTAAACACAATAAAATCATTTTACAATACCCATGGTTATATCTTAGATCCCCATACAGCTTGTGGCGTAAACGCTGTTAAAAAGATTGATGATGGATCAAGCTATTTCATCACACTGGCTACAGCTCATCCAGCCAAGTTTGAAGATGCTATTATAAAAGCTATTGGTAAAAAACCAGAAGAACCAGATAGAATAAAGGCTATAAAGACAAAAGAAAAAAGGTACTCAAGACTGCCTAACTCCATTGCGGAAGTAAAAAACTTTATTAAGAGGCAGTTAAGCTAA
- a CDS encoding outer membrane lipoprotein-sorting protein, with amino-acid sequence MFILYRLLVSVVFLFILINSDFSMAKTLDISPNFNPIAIKTLKNIGPTDLPEISLRARESGIKPVSLKNVNLKLKEKVNWLTDDQTKIIRENTENGKINGRLVPFVQPGEIYADPYSLLAMKFIVGDDGYYIVMEADDDIVEDITIAEQKLFLNDANIVKLAPGIKAVSLGKKSTTFQGTGFAFYFDEQKKLPGYDKEGKLVEVALKGFIIVDAPSVEVKYSKNSGYKFIFITSQNAQVDVKFHADLEKDVKIPLYEYSIPADGCKVGIGFYLVIGVDGSITFAYAITQNASLKAGLYGDTAYFIPTSFNTVKDFDFKVNADNVSLSANLKGEASILAEVIFEVINKGKIVLDNKIGLLLDVKSNVKGATGDFLSIKGDGFMKVTGKVKIKSFDKSKDLYEYKYPLFSYIKERTSRYSISLTDVCAYTDTIKGQIIEGLHPYADKDVSIKITTSAGEERLINGKTDKNGNFRFSFDLRKGDYVSVKIPGTTNNFSESKEATFPYDQVFIEKVDFIQNVVKGYVNAADGVPKYNGSISVVVERTNNIPIHATENVSIPISYPIKFQAQVINGVFLFSNYDIRPFDKVYAILEKEGFVVSSNKKESEGIDVAIDGRYLQEDDKLSSQNSSVIFSYEGTSAPSIISPYYFVIIDHPYGKKSTETKQIKEFRLNTKPVQGFKQIVSDTGPWEMEIGGYVEQLTTSFEKFKGNFSNTSGNIDYRVIESVTFFTEGKKFEHTNIAKLSDEDRKKSISGYINKDNLFYDKKVFVHKENINTKEPFVNVAPVSIKNFTADVSVNYYNPATNTKPTYSRAFKVSIYNDMQKLDAGGMDPVIIWDKKNKLKTVKYIEFKRDEIDRYDLDDFIHELKDVKFDLKSNLVAVNGVLCYTWEKSLKTNQPTNSKLEVFVAKETNLPVKVIFYDGNLQRIELNFSNWQRVVEKI; translated from the coding sequence ATGTTTATACTTTATAGGCTGTTAGTATCAGTGGTTTTTTTGTTTATTTTGATTAATTCAGATTTTTCAATGGCAAAAACATTGGACATTTCTCCAAATTTTAATCCCATAGCCATAAAGACGCTAAAAAACATAGGGCCAACAGACTTACCTGAGATCTCCCTAAGGGCAAGAGAGAGTGGCATAAAGCCAGTCTCACTAAAAAATGTTAATCTAAAATTAAAAGAAAAAGTTAATTGGCTCACAGACGATCAAACCAAGATTATAAGGGAGAATACAGAAAATGGTAAAATTAATGGAAGATTGGTACCTTTTGTTCAGCCTGGAGAGATTTATGCAGATCCCTATTCTTTATTGGCAATGAAGTTCATCGTTGGTGATGATGGTTATTATATTGTTATGGAAGCCGATGATGATATTGTGGAAGATATAACAATAGCCGAGCAAAAACTGTTTCTCAACGACGCAAATATTGTAAAGCTTGCTCCTGGAATAAAAGCTGTTTCTTTGGGGAAAAAATCAACTACATTTCAAGGGACAGGTTTTGCTTTTTATTTTGATGAACAGAAAAAACTTCCAGGTTATGATAAAGAAGGAAAGCTTGTGGAAGTGGCTCTTAAAGGATTTATTATAGTTGATGCACCTTCCGTTGAAGTAAAATATTCTAAAAACAGTGGCTATAAATTTATATTCATTACATCCCAAAATGCACAGGTAGATGTTAAATTTCATGCTGACTTAGAAAAAGATGTTAAAATACCACTATATGAATACAGTATTCCTGCTGATGGGTGTAAGGTTGGGATTGGGTTTTATCTTGTTATTGGTGTTGATGGTTCGATTACCTTTGCCTATGCCATAACTCAAAATGCTTCTTTAAAGGCTGGTTTATATGGGGATACAGCATATTTTATCCCAACAAGTTTTAATACAGTAAAAGATTTTGATTTCAAGGTGAATGCTGATAATGTTTCCTTATCTGCTAATCTAAAAGGTGAGGCGAGTATCTTGGCTGAGGTGATTTTTGAAGTGATAAACAAAGGTAAAATAGTTTTAGATAATAAGATAGGGCTATTGTTAGATGTTAAATCCAATGTTAAAGGAGCAACAGGTGATTTTTTAAGCATAAAAGGGGATGGTTTCATGAAAGTTACTGGCAAAGTCAAAATAAAATCTTTCGATAAAAGCAAGGATCTGTATGAATATAAATATCCTCTTTTTAGTTACATAAAAGAAAGAACCAGTCGATATAGTATTTCCCTTACTGATGTATGCGCTTACACTGATACTATAAAAGGGCAGATAATAGAAGGTTTACATCCATACGCAGATAAAGATGTAAGTATCAAAATTACTACTAGTGCTGGTGAAGAACGTTTGATAAATGGAAAAACTGATAAAAATGGTAATTTTAGATTTTCGTTTGATCTAAGAAAAGGTGATTATGTTAGTGTAAAGATTCCTGGTACTACCAATAATTTCTCCGAATCTAAAGAAGCAACATTTCCATATGATCAAGTATTTATAGAAAAGGTGGATTTTATCCAAAATGTTGTTAAGGGTTATGTGAATGCAGCTGACGGAGTTCCAAAGTATAATGGATCTATTTCTGTTGTTGTAGAAAGAACAAATAATATCCCTATCCATGCAACAGAAAATGTATCCATCCCTATTTCGTATCCTATAAAATTTCAGGCTCAAGTGATCAATGGGGTATTTCTTTTTTCTAATTATGATATAAGACCTTTTGATAAAGTATATGCAATTTTAGAAAAAGAGGGGTTTGTTGTATCCAGCAATAAAAAAGAATCTGAAGGTATTGATGTGGCGATAGATGGTAGGTATTTACAAGAAGATGACAAGCTCAGTTCCCAAAACAGTTCAGTTATATTTAGCTATGAAGGAACATCTGCACCTTCTATAATTAGTCCTTATTACTTTGTTATAATAGATCATCCTTATGGGAAAAAATCAACTGAAACCAAACAAATAAAAGAATTTAGACTGAATACTAAACCTGTTCAGGGTTTTAAACAAATAGTATCTGATACTGGACCCTGGGAGATGGAGATAGGTGGTTATGTGGAACAACTAACCACTTCTTTTGAAAAATTCAAAGGGAACTTTTCAAATACATCTGGTAATATAGATTATAGAGTAATAGAGTCGGTTACCTTTTTCACCGAAGGGAAAAAGTTTGAACATACTAACATAGCTAAGCTGTCTGACGAAGACCGGAAAAAGAGTATATCGGGATATATTAATAAAGATAATCTTTTTTACGATAAAAAAGTTTTTGTTCACAAAGAAAATATTAATACAAAAGAGCCTTTTGTTAATGTGGCTCCAGTCTCTATCAAAAACTTTACAGCAGATGTTAGTGTAAACTACTACAATCCAGCCACAAATACTAAACCTACATATAGTAGAGCTTTTAAGGTTTCAATCTACAATGATATGCAGAAATTGGATGCAGGTGGTATGGATCCTGTCATAATATGGGATAAAAAAAATAAGCTTAAGACTGTAAAGTACATAGAATTTAAAAGGGATGAGATTGATAGGTATGATCTTGATGATTTTATTCATGAACTGAAAGATGTCAAGTTCGATCTAAAGTCCAACCTGGTAGCTGTAAATGGTGTATTGTGTTATACTTGGGAAAAGTCCCTGAAAACAAACCAACCAACTAATAGCAAGTTAGAGGTTTTCGTAGCTAAAGAAACCAATTTACCAGTAAAAGTTATCTTCTACGATGGTAATTTGCAGAGGATAGAGTTAAACTTTTCTAACTGGCAAAGGGTTGTTGAAAAAATATAA
- the ruvA gene encoding Holliday junction branch migration protein RuvA yields MKKVSFMIARLKGKLVEKYPDRIILDVNNIYFEIFITLKCYSGLPEVNYEVTIPTQTVVREDGITIYGFLNEEEKKLFGLLNTVSKIGPKIALSILSSIDVDVLKRAIKERDIGSIAISPGVGKKTAERIILELRDKVDEVEVFSSDLLDNDSDLVSALINFGYKRGDALAVIKKIDPSYKTLQDRLREALRLLNQ; encoded by the coding sequence ATGAAAAAGGTATCGTTTATGATTGCAAGATTAAAAGGTAAATTGGTTGAAAAATATCCAGATAGAATTATCTTGGATGTAAACAACATTTATTTTGAGATTTTTATAACCTTAAAGTGTTATTCAGGTTTGCCAGAGGTAAATTATGAGGTGACCATCCCCACCCAAACTGTTGTCAGGGAAGATGGTATTACGATATATGGTTTTTTAAACGAGGAGGAAAAAAAGCTTTTTGGATTGCTAAATACTGTATCGAAGATTGGACCTAAAATAGCTCTTTCTATTCTCTCTTCCATTGATGTTGATGTCCTTAAAAGAGCTATTAAAGAGAGAGATATAGGTTCGATTGCCATTTCCCCTGGTGTTGGTAAAAAAACTGCAGAGAGGATTATATTGGAGCTTAGGGATAAAGTTGATGAGGTCGAGGTTTTTTCATCAGATTTATTGGATAACGATTCGGATTTGGTAAGCGCTTTGATAAATTTTGGTTATAAGCGAGGGGATGCTCTGGCTGTAATTAAAAAGATAGATCCATCATATAAAACGTTACAGGATCGTTTAAGGGAAGCCTTGAGGCTATTGAATCAGTAA
- the ndk gene encoding nucleoside-diphosphate kinase, with amino-acid sequence MERTFAIIKPDAVAAGNSGKIIDRIEKEGFKIVAMKKLWMTKKMAEGFYAVHKDKPFFNALTTFMSSGPSIVMILEKENAIADWRKLMGATNPANAEEGTIRKEFGKNIDNNAVHGSDAPETAAQETRYFFADIEIVS; translated from the coding sequence ATGGAAAGAACATTTGCTATCATTAAACCTGATGCTGTCGCTGCGGGTAATTCTGGAAAAATTATCGATCGCATTGAGAAAGAAGGCTTTAAGATTGTAGCAATGAAAAAATTGTGGATGACCAAAAAGATGGCTGAAGGTTTCTATGCCGTCCATAAGGACAAACCTTTTTTTAATGCCCTCACAACATTTATGAGTAGTGGACCATCCATTGTTATGATTCTTGAAAAAGAAAACGCCATAGCAGACTGGCGAAAACTTATGGGAGCAACAAACCCAGCTAACGCTGAAGAAGGAACAATCAGAAAAGAGTTTGGTAAAAATATTGATAACAATGCAGTTCATGGCTCTGATGCCCCAGAAACTGCTGCCCAAGAAACAAGATACTTTTTTGCTGACATAGAAATAGTCTCATGA
- a CDS encoding YebC/PmpR family DNA-binding transcriptional regulator, with product MAGHSKWANIKHRKAAQDAKKGKIFTKIAKELTVATKIGQSADPEFNPRLRLALDKAKAANMPKENVERAIKKGLGEGDGANYEDVMYEGYGPGGVAILVQALTDNKNRTVAEVRSTFTKRGGSLGEAGCVAWMFDKKGVINIPKDAVDEDTIMMLAIDSGAEDVVGDEESYEVITDPSNYENVKKAIESNNIKIEYAEITMRPKNTIELSGEEAQKTMALLEALEDLDDVQEVYSNFDMVE from the coding sequence ATGGCTGGACATAGTAAATGGGCAAATATAAAACATAGAAAAGCTGCTCAAGATGCAAAAAAGGGGAAGATTTTTACAAAAATAGCCAAAGAACTTACGGTGGCTACTAAAATAGGACAAAGTGCAGACCCAGAGTTCAACCCAAGGTTGAGGCTTGCTCTTGATAAGGCTAAAGCCGCTAATATGCCAAAAGAGAATGTGGAAAGGGCTATTAAAAAGGGTTTAGGAGAAGGTGATGGTGCAAACTATGAGGATGTAATGTATGAGGGTTACGGACCTGGTGGTGTAGCAATACTTGTTCAGGCGTTAACCGATAACAAGAATAGAACAGTTGCAGAAGTTAGGTCAACTTTTACAAAAAGGGGAGGTAGTTTGGGGGAAGCAGGTTGTGTTGCGTGGATGTTTGATAAAAAAGGGGTAATAAATATTCCAAAAGATGCAGTAGATGAGGATACAATAATGATGCTTGCTATAGATTCTGGGGCAGAAGATGTGGTTGGGGACGAAGAAAGTTACGAAGTAATCACCGATCCATCCAACTATGAAAATGTAAAAAAGGCTATTGAGTCTAACAATATAAAAATAGAGTATGCGGAAATCACAATGAGACCAAAAAATACCATAGAGCTGTCAGGTGAAGAAGCTCAAAAAACAATGGCTCTGCTTGAAGCCCTCGAAGACTTAGACGATGTGCAGGAAGTGTATTCTAATTTTGATATGGTAGAGTAA
- a CDS encoding cupin domain-containing protein codes for MIIRGENLEGKIIEKPREGQGSLVNFGYEGVHGIKGKIKMFSVVNLQPDSSVGYHQHVNDMEIYLMLDGTGVVNDNGNIDILKPGDMLITNFGEFHSIENKSAEPITFLAIIMDKIIN; via the coding sequence ATGATAATAAGAGGTGAAAATTTAGAAGGAAAGATAATCGAAAAACCACGAGAGGGTCAAGGAAGTCTTGTCAATTTCGGGTATGAAGGGGTACATGGTATTAAAGGTAAAATCAAAATGTTTTCTGTAGTAAATCTTCAGCCTGACTCATCTGTAGGTTACCATCAACATGTAAATGATATGGAGATCTATCTTATGTTAGATGGCACTGGAGTAGTAAATGATAACGGAAATATCGATATTTTAAAACCCGGGGATATGTTAATTACTAATTTTGGAGAATTCCACTCCATAGAAAACAAATCAGCAGAACCTATTACTTTTTTAGCCATTATAATGGATAAAATTATAAACTAG
- the ruvC gene encoding crossover junction endodeoxyribonuclease RuvC — protein MIIFGIDPGLNKTGVGILQLEGKNLGYIKHDVIKTDPKQSLVKRLQSIVDGVHSLVTEYRPAYAAVEDIFYSVNIKSAILLGETRGAIISTLLSNKVDLFEFSALQIKKAVVGYGKADKEQVRKMVEILLKIDLSGVASDASDALACAICLAFQLTCYEKGIVYDCKIKR, from the coding sequence TTGATCATATTTGGAATAGATCCGGGTTTAAACAAAACAGGGGTTGGTATACTGCAGCTTGAAGGGAAAAACTTGGGTTATATAAAACACGATGTAATCAAGACTGATCCTAAACAATCATTGGTGAAAAGGTTACAAAGTATTGTTGATGGTGTGCATTCACTGGTAACAGAGTACAGGCCAGCTTACGCTGCTGTAGAAGATATATTTTATTCTGTTAATATTAAGAGTGCAATCCTTTTGGGTGAGACAAGGGGTGCTATAATATCTACGCTATTATCCAATAAGGTGGATCTCTTTGAGTTTAGTGCTTTACAGATAAAAAAAGCTGTTGTTGGTTATGGAAAGGCAGATAAGGAACAGGTTAGAAAGATGGTGGAGATTCTACTAAAGATTGATCTTTCTGGGGTTGCATCTGATGCCAGTGATGCTCTGGCTTGTGCTATCTGTTTGGCTTTTCAGTTAACCTGTTATGAAAAAGGTATCGTTTATGATTGCAAGATTAAAAGGTAA